A single region of the Cetobacterium sp. ZOR0034 genome encodes:
- a CDS encoding OFA family MFS transporter, producing MKRRERYIISGLVMFLCMGTIYSWGVFQTPLRQTLETLYGEPVSPTLASMPYTTFLFCYAFSMPVAGLFIKKINPKILAIAGSLLISLAWILASYAKSIEFIILTYGILGGIGVGTVYGIPMAVVTEWFPDKKGFAVGLTLLGFGLSPFITAPLAGELIIKFGVFSTFKILGIAFAVILTLLSLTLRFPNKSEIVVTTQKHEDLGFDIGPKDMLKTTKFYALWSCYAIGAFSGLLAIGVSSSYAQQVIGISPLKAAFFTSFFAIFNGIGRPLFGAITDKLGSKKAILISYSSIIFAAGLSLTFKGNIIAFVIGFSILWLNLGGWLSIAPASTANIFGKPHYTANYGILFTAYGIGALSQGFIGGYFKETFGSYIYIFYPVIVACILGIFICLIFLRNKSVKG from the coding sequence ATGAAAAGAAGAGAAAGATACATTATTAGCGGTTTAGTCATGTTCTTATGTATGGGAACTATCTATTCATGGGGAGTATTCCAAACCCCTTTAAGACAAACTTTAGAAACACTTTATGGAGAACCTGTTTCTCCTACTTTGGCAAGCATGCCATATACAACATTTTTATTTTGCTATGCATTTTCAATGCCTGTAGCTGGTTTATTTATTAAAAAAATCAATCCAAAAATTTTGGCTATAGCTGGTTCACTTTTAATATCTTTAGCTTGGATTTTGGCTTCATATGCTAAAAGTATTGAGTTTATAATTTTAACCTACGGGATTTTAGGTGGAATCGGCGTAGGAACTGTTTATGGGATTCCTATGGCCGTTGTAACAGAATGGTTCCCTGATAAAAAGGGATTTGCAGTTGGATTAACACTTTTAGGTTTTGGACTTTCACCATTTATTACAGCTCCTTTAGCTGGAGAATTAATAATTAAATTTGGTGTCTTTTCTACCTTTAAAATCTTAGGAATAGCTTTTGCTGTTATACTTACACTTTTATCTTTAACCTTAAGGTTTCCAAACAAAAGTGAAATAGTTGTAACTACACAAAAACATGAAGATTTAGGGTTTGATATCGGTCCTAAAGATATGCTTAAAACTACAAAATTTTATGCACTTTGGAGTTGCTATGCTATTGGAGCCTTTTCTGGGCTTTTAGCAATCGGAGTTTCAAGTTCATATGCTCAACAAGTGATTGGAATCTCTCCACTAAAAGCAGCATTTTTCACATCATTCTTTGCTATTTTTAACGGAATTGGAAGACCATTATTCGGAGCTATTACAGATAAATTAGGTTCTAAAAAAGCTATTTTAATATCATATTCATCAATTATTTTTGCAGCGGGATTATCTTTAACTTTTAAAGGTAATATTATCGCCTTCGTCATAGGTTTCTCAATCTTATGGTTAAATTTGGGTGGATGGTTATCAATAGCTCCTGCATCAACTGCAAATATTTTTGGAAAACCTCATTATACTGCAAACTACGGAATACTTTTCACAGCTTATGGTATTGGAGCTCTATCTCAAGGGTTTATTGGCGGATATTTTAAAGAAACTTTTGGATCATACATCTATATTTTTTATCCTGTTATTGTTGCTTGTATTTTAGGAATATTTATCTGCTTAATTTTTCTTCGAAATAAAAGTGTCAAAGGTTAA